The following are from one region of the Rhizobium sullae genome:
- a CDS encoding alpha/beta hydrolase, which produces MGADPFRIRDHVAGFDDIVGDIRARSLVTRRTVAMEANVAYGREAGETLDIFLPNGAGSDMPIHMFIHGGYWRMFSKEDYSCVAETVTRAGAVAAIVDYSLMPMARMDVLVGQVLKAKAFLLAHAGRFGATPNRFSVSGHSAGAHLATFLFNRSVAPSGVIAAFLLGGIYDLEPLQTSFLRDEIALSDEEVRLFTPMRQEHDPATRVTIMTGELETNPFKTQANAFRDILAAQGLEARASQVADGDHMSTVRDLAVVGTPVAAALHAFIANDANEKPR; this is translated from the coding sequence GTGGGCGCCGATCCGTTCCGCATTCGCGACCATGTCGCAGGGTTCGACGACATTGTCGGCGATATCCGTGCCCGCAGCCTTGTCACCCGCCGCACCGTCGCGATGGAGGCCAACGTCGCCTACGGTCGTGAGGCGGGCGAGACGCTCGACATCTTCCTGCCAAATGGTGCCGGCTCGGACATGCCGATCCACATGTTCATCCATGGTGGCTATTGGCGGATGTTCTCCAAGGAGGACTATTCCTGCGTCGCTGAGACCGTCACCCGCGCCGGGGCTGTCGCCGCCATCGTCGATTATTCCCTGATGCCCATGGCCAGGATGGACGTCCTAGTCGGTCAGGTCCTGAAAGCCAAGGCTTTCCTGCTGGCGCACGCCGGTCGCTTTGGCGCGACACCGAATAGATTTTCCGTCAGCGGCCACTCCGCTGGTGCACATCTTGCGACCTTTCTCTTCAATCGCTCGGTAGCGCCCTCGGGCGTAATTGCTGCTTTCCTGCTCGGCGGAATATACGATCTCGAGCCCTTGCAGACGTCTTTCCTGCGCGACGAGATCGCCTTGAGCGACGAGGAGGTGCGACTGTTTACGCCGATGCGTCAAGAGCACGATCCTGCAACGCGCGTAACTATCATGACCGGCGAGTTGGAAACTAACCCCTTCAAAACCCAGGCAAATGCATTCAGGGACATTCTTGCCGCCCAAGGGCTTGAAGCGCGAGCGTCGCAGGTTGCAGACGGGGATCACATGAGCACGGTACGCGATCTCGCCGTCGTTGGCACACCTGTGGCGGCAGCGTTGCACGCCTTTATTGCCAATGATGCCAACGAGAAACCGCGGTGA
- a CDS encoding NAD-dependent succinate-semialdehyde dehydrogenase: MNVNQHPSQPGHDRFGFSSFSDGLYIGGAWRSAAGESRIQVIDPSTEAVITAVPDATVADAAAAVEAAASAAEGWRETPPRKRSEILRRCFELMMERSETLATLISLENGKALRDARGEVAYAAEFFRWNAEEAVRISGEFGIAPSGTNRIVVDYQPIGICVLITPWNFPAAMATRKIAPALAAGCTVILKPASETPLTAYALAALYEEAGVPPGVVNVLTTSTPGPVTANLLADPRVRKLSFTGSTGVGRMLLAEAAKNVISCSMELGGNAPFIVFDDADIDAAIEGLMVAKMRNAGQACTAANRIYVQSGIHDVFAEKFTQRMAALRVGPGVDSDTECGPMITRKAVEKIDRLVADAVSRGARVLCGGQAPAGRGFFYLPTVLADVSPASDMGCEEIFGPVAPLYRFESEAEVVAIANDTEYGLAAYIYTRDIGRGMRVASKVEAGMVALNRGLVSDPAAPFGGVKQSGLGREGGQHHGIAEFMEAKYIATSF; this comes from the coding sequence ATGAACGTCAACCAGCATCCTTCGCAGCCCGGCCACGATCGCTTCGGGTTCAGCTCGTTCTCCGATGGCCTTTATATTGGCGGCGCCTGGCGGTCTGCCGCGGGCGAGAGCCGGATCCAGGTGATCGATCCCTCGACCGAGGCAGTCATTACCGCGGTGCCCGATGCGACCGTCGCGGATGCGGCGGCGGCCGTCGAGGCCGCTGCAAGCGCGGCGGAAGGCTGGCGCGAGACGCCGCCGAGAAAGCGTTCCGAGATCCTGCGCCGCTGCTTCGAACTCATGATGGAACGCTCCGAAACGCTCGCCACACTCATTTCGCTCGAGAACGGGAAGGCGTTGCGCGACGCGCGCGGCGAGGTGGCCTATGCGGCGGAATTCTTCCGGTGGAACGCGGAGGAAGCGGTGCGCATCTCCGGCGAGTTCGGCATCGCCCCGTCCGGCACGAACCGGATCGTCGTCGATTACCAGCCCATCGGCATCTGCGTTCTCATCACGCCGTGGAACTTCCCAGCCGCCATGGCGACACGCAAGATCGCGCCAGCCCTTGCTGCAGGCTGCACCGTCATCCTGAAGCCCGCGAGCGAGACGCCGCTGACGGCCTATGCGCTTGCCGCCCTCTACGAGGAGGCTGGCGTGCCGCCAGGCGTCGTCAATGTGCTGACGACATCGACGCCAGGCCCGGTCACCGCCAACTTGCTGGCCGACCCGCGCGTTCGAAAACTGTCCTTCACCGGCTCGACGGGCGTCGGCCGTATGCTTCTGGCGGAAGCGGCGAAGAATGTCATCTCCTGCTCTATGGAGCTCGGCGGCAACGCACCGTTCATCGTGTTTGACGATGCCGATATCGACGCGGCGATCGAGGGCCTGATGGTAGCGAAAATGCGCAATGCGGGGCAGGCGTGCACGGCCGCAAACCGCATCTATGTCCAGTCCGGTATCCACGATGTCTTTGCGGAGAAATTCACCCAACGGATGGCCGCCCTCAGGGTCGGCCCGGGTGTGGATTCGGATACGGAATGCGGTCCGATGATCACGCGCAAGGCGGTGGAAAAGATCGACCGGCTCGTTGCGGACGCCGTTTCGCGGGGAGCGCGCGTTCTCTGCGGCGGACAGGCACCGGCAGGACGCGGCTTTTTCTATCTGCCGACGGTGCTTGCCGATGTTTCCCCGGCCTCCGACATGGGTTGCGAGGAGATTTTCGGTCCGGTCGCGCCGCTCTACCGTTTCGAGAGCGAGGCAGAGGTCGTCGCCATCGCCAACGATACGGAATATGGCCTCGCCGCTTACATCTATACCCGCGACATCGGCCGTGGCATGCGCGTCGCCTCGAAGGTGGAGGCAGGCATGGTCGCGCTCAATCGTGGACTGGTCTCCGATCCCGCCGCCCCCTTTGGCGGTGTGAAGCAGAGCGGCCTTGGACGTGAAGGAGGGCAGCATCACGGTATCGCGGAGTTCATGGAAGCCAAGTACATTGCGACAAGTTTCTAA